The following nucleotide sequence is from Pseudonocardia abyssalis.
CATGTCGACGGTGGAGTACGCGACACTCTCCTAGTGATGCAACCGGGCTGTAGCGGAGCAGGGCGGGCAGACGATGCTCCGGGTGTGCGATCGGACCCGGCATGACACGCGCTCTCGTCCTGCTCCGTCTCAGCCGGTTGACCGACGCTAGTACCTCTCCGGAGCGGCAAGAGAACGAGTGCCGCACGTTCTGTGCACAGCGCGCGTGGGACGTCGTAGGCGTCGCTACCGACCTGGACGTCAGCGGCTCTACCGACCCCCTGACCCGGACCGGGTCCGGGCCGTGGCTACGAGACCGAACCGGTGAGTTTGACGTTGTCGTCGCCGCTAAGCCCGACCGGTTCGGGAGATCGACCACGCACGTGCACGGGCTGTTCCAGTACCTCCGACAACACGACAAGCACCTGTACACCGCAGACGGTGCGATCAACACAGCCGGACCAGCCGGTGAGCTGATTCTGTTTATCCTCGCGTGGGCCGCTCAGATGGAGCTAGAAAGCATCACGGCCCGGAACTCCGGTGCTGCTCAGCACAACATCATGCGCGGGGTCTACCGGGGCGGGATTGCACCTCTTGGCTACCGGTCCGAGAAGGTGGACGATCACCACGAGTTAGTACCCGACGAAGACGGGCTAGCGCCAGAGGTCCGGAAGATGGTTAGCCGCCTGCTCGATGGCGACCCGATAACCCGCGTAGTCGGAGACCTGAACGAACGTAAGGTACTCACGCAAAAGGACCGGCAAGCCGTCCTGAACAAGAGACCACCACGCGGTACCCGGTGGTCTATCTCGAACCTGACGCGTCAACTCACATCGCCTACGCTAATCGGGCTCGCTACGCACCGGCCAGTGACTACTGGCCCGGACGGTAAAGCGGTTCACGACGCGAAAGGCCGGAAGCAGTACGGTACAGAGCAGATCGTCTTTGTTGAAGGCGCACCGCTACAACGGGCTACGCCCCTGATCGATGCCGCTGACTATTACCGGCTACAAAAGATTATCGAGAGCCGCAAGGAAGCCGCGCCGACTCAAAGGCGGAAGGCTGACACATCGCTACTCCTTCACGTTCTGT
It contains:
- a CDS encoding recombinase family protein, with amino-acid sequence MTRALVLLRLSRLTDASTSPERQENECRTFCAQRAWDVVGVATDLDVSGSTDPLTRTGSGPWLRDRTGEFDVVVAAKPDRFGRSTTHVHGLFQYLRQHDKHLYTADGAINTAGPAGELILFILAWAAQMELESITARNSGAAQHNIMRGVYRGGIAPLGYRSEKVDDHHELVPDEDGLAPEVRKMVSRLLDGDPITRVVGDLNERKVLTQKDRQAVLNKRPPRGTRWSISNLTRQLTSPTLIGLATHRPVTTGPDGKAVHDAKGRKQYGTEQIVFVEGAPLQRATPLIDAADYYRLQKIIESRKEAAPTQRRKADTSLLLHVLYCAKCGEPYYYLKARKHPRYRCASVKYPNNDPRRTCSNGTVLVSEAERVVNDTLLQFMGETEHHEKVFEPGEDNSRAIDEIDAQLETLTATVSRLPVDSPAFTARMREVDNLTTRRTELAAVPSRPSGFRYVPTGILFGQYWAGLDSTARNAWLRGRNVRVLFDSDPAPGKTPWNIEFHEMVRMFEDINPDRADATRSLFETVKELPDGHRFPHPSGDGRVIQVVHPSKEPQG